The Triticum dicoccoides isolate Atlit2015 ecotype Zavitan chromosome 6A, WEW_v2.0, whole genome shotgun sequence genome has a window encoding:
- the LOC119316275 gene encoding autophagy-related protein 11-like: MSSGSAVTAGGSAGAEGAALGQKLMVHVAENGHSMEFECGGGTRVEAIQRAIEHVCGVPPADQLLLCGNIPLDGANHLAHYNLPRDDREVFLYNKARLHADAPPPAPESIDIPEPSIPPPPRPQDTALEVSADPALKALVSYEVRFRYDFQVANALYQSSVAKYEVCRRLLREWQVQERALDMARSNLEQAFRKPSLRYSNFMRSFAQQHRGYDEVLSTFERDVQRLRAIKLHPHLQCEGRRCLLDLMDENRLRKLADEYLSSQRGFEDFVSPLKAKFQELKRRVESLLNSMSSSAWKDLEALIKEHHRVIGDQKSIMQSLSKDVDTSKKLVDECSRSQLSASVRPHDAVSAVGRIYEVHEKDNLPSVRKFDRMLTNLLQKCKTKKNETNTLVHVCVKGVKSAQIDIKDMMMSQFILYEEAIDSRDKEFSYLKLLGGLGHAYKACLAEVVRRRHSFKLYTGLAGQLAEKLAAEREVEIRRREVFLRTWRKYIRGEIMGSMGLFGSPSQCDVNIAPFDCDLLPIDVDDLEKLAPRSLVGSLSKPERSQQHKSSSSDSSTTGNFTIAEQNSLNTDGQMDSQDFFGGCDTVDITGTSVLEVENARLKAELASAIAVLCTFGAEYAHESIDEGQNDNVLRNAREKTAQALSAKDEYANQLQSVLKAKQEQCLSFEKRIQELEEQLANQYIHGQMVSGSKSASDFLLSTFKGNDCNLDGGRQTHLRDESSVAMDETSSTSEQPSKQTEGGDENMTDVSGALNLQLLNSAGCGNPDAPMAEFSRDNEHKVVNIDKEGQMLTHLTMVDTSDIPVEGPLGILNSKTNEHHTLEFRNNELFVSELQNTIDKKSKQLDEAESKLSSVMGEVNSLKEELENARVLLDESQINCAHLENCLHEAREEARTNKCSADRRAVEYDALRSSALRIHGLFERLNNCVTVPGMSGFADSLRTLALSLASSVKKDEADSTTQFQQCIKILADKVSFLSRQSEELIERYSRVEAAHGILIKELEEKKTLVNNLYSKFQLEKQASKEKISVGHFDVHELAVFVRNPAGHYEAINRSRSNYYLSEESVALFTEPHLPRHPAYIIGQIVHIERRAVKHTDQNEASPRPGGHRRSALNSNPYGLPAGREYFVVTVAMLPDTAATAR, encoded by the exons ATGAGTTCCGGGTCGGCGGTGACGGCGGGCGGCAGCGCCGGCGCGGAGGGCGCGGCGCTGGGGCAGAAGCTGATGGTGCACGTGGCGGAGAACGGCCACAGCATGGAGTTCGAGTGCGGGGGCGGCacgcgggtcgaggccatccagcgCGCCATCGAGCACGTCTGCGGCGTCCCGCCCGCCGACCAGCTCCTCCTCTGCGGCAACATCCCCCTCGACGGCGCCAACCACCTCGCCCACTACAACCTCCCCCGCGACGACCGCGAGGTCTTCCTCTACAACAAGGCTCGCCTCCATGCCGACGCGCCGCCACCGGCGCCGGAGTCTATCGACATCCCTGAGCCATCgattccgccgccgccccggccgcagGACACCGCACTGGAGGTGTCTGCTGACCCGGCCTTGAAGGCGCTGGTGTCTTACGAAGTCAGGTTCAGGTATGACTTCCAGGTGGCCAACGCGCTGTACCAATCTAGCGTGGCCAAGTACGAGGTGTGCAGGAGGCTGCTGCGGGAGTGGCAGGTGCAGGAGCGTGCTCTGGACATGGCTAGGAGCAACCTGGAGCAAGCATTCCGCAAGCCCTCACTGCGCTATTCAAATTTCATGCGGTCCTTTGCTCAGCAGCACCGTGGATACGACGAAGTTCTGTCAACCTTCGAGAGAGATGTGCAGAGGTTGCGTGCTATTAAGTTGCATCCACACCTTCAGTGTGAGGGCAGACGGTGCTTGCTGGACCTTATGGATGAGAATAGATTGAGGAAGCTGGCAGATGAGTACTTAAGCTCACAGAGGGGTTTTGAGGATTTTGTCTCGCCGCTGAAGGCAAAATTTCAGGAGTTAAAGAGGAGGGTGGAGAGCTTGTTGAACTCTATGAGCTCGAGTGCATGGAAGGATCTGGAGGCACTGATAAAGGAGCATCATAGAGTCATCGGTGACCAGAAGAGCATCATGCAGTCTCTAAG TAAAGACGTGGATACATCAAAGAAGCTTGTTGATGAATGCTCAAGGAGCCAGCTGTCCGCTTCTGTCCGACCTCATGATGCAGTTTCAGCAGTTGGTCGTATCTATGAGGTACATGAAAAGGATAATTTGCCCAGCGTACGTAAGTTTGATCGCATGCTTACAAACTTGCTTCAGAAATGCAAGACCAAGAAAAACGAAACAAATACTCTAGTACATGTTTGCGTGAAAGGGGTCAAATCTGCTCAAATTGATATCAAGGACATGATGATGAGTCAGTTCATTTTATACGAAGAGGCAATAGATAGTCGAGACAAAGaattttcttatctgaaactactgGGTGGCTTGGGCCATGCATACAAGGCTTGTCTTGCCGAGGTCGTGCGAAGAAGGCATTCTTTCAAGCTGTATACTGGCTTGGCTGGACAGCTTGCTGAAAAACTAGCAGCAGAGCGTGAAGTGGAGATAAGGAGACGCGAGGTTTTCCTTCGTACATGGCGTAAGTACATTCGAGGAGAAATCATGGGTTCCATGGGGCTGTTTGGTTCACCTAGCCAGTGTGATGTAAACATTGCACCGTTTGATTGCGATCTACTTCCAATTGATGTTGATGATCTGGAAAAGCTCGCCCCCCGGTCTTTAGTGGGGTCTCTTTCGAAACCTGAGAGGTCACAGCAACATAAGTCTTCATCAAGTGATTCTAGTACCACTGGAAATTTCACTATCGCCGAACAAAACAGTCTGAATACTGATGGCCAAATGGATTCCCAGGATTTTTTTGGGGGCTGTGATACTGTTGATATAACAGGGACTAGTGTATTAGAAGTGGAGAACGCCAGATTAAAAGCAGAGCTCGCTTCTGCAATTGCAGTTCTCTGCACTTTTGGTGCTGAATACGCACATGAATCTATTGATGAAGGGCAGAATGATAATGTGTTGAGAAATGCAAGAGAGAAAACAGCTCAGGCACTTTCCGCGAAGGATGAATATGCCAACCAGCTTCAGTCAGTGTTGAAAGCAAAGCAGGAGCAGTGCTTGTCCTTTGAAAAGCGTATACAGGAGCTTGAGGAACAATTAGCGAATCAGTACATACACGGGCAAATGGTTTCAGGAAGCAAAAGCGCATCAGATTTCCTTCTTTCTACATTCAAAGGTAATGACTGCAACCTGGATGGAGGTAGGCAAACCCATCTGCGTGACGAATCAAGTGTGGCCATGgatgagacatcatcaacatctgaaCAGCCATCTAAACAAACAGAAGGTGGTGATGAGAATATGACTGACGTTTCAGGCGCACTGAACTTGCAATTACTTAACTCAGCAGGATGCGGTAATCCGGATGCTCCCATGGCAGAATTTTCACGTGATAATGAACATAAGGTTGTCAATATTGATAAGGAAGGGCAGATGTTGACTCACCTCACTATGGTGGATACTTCGGATATTCCTGTAGAAGGTCCTCTTGGCATCTTAAACTCCAAAACCAATGAACATCATACTTTGGAGTTTAGGAATAACGAGCTCTTTGTGTCAGAGTTGCAAAACACAATAGATAAAAAATCAAAACAGTTGGATGAGGCAGAAAGTAAACTTAGCTCTGTGATGGGCGAAGTTAACTCTCTTAAGGAAGAACTTGAAAATGCTCGTGTTCTACTTGACGAGTCTCAG ATTAATTGTGCGCACCTGGAAAACTGCTTGCATGAGGCAAGGGAAGAGGCTCGTACCAACAAATGTTCCGCTGATAGAAGGGCTGTTGAGTATGATGCTTTGAGGTCATCTGCTCTGAGGATACATGGTCTGTTTGAAAGACTAAATAATTGTGTCACCGTACCGGGCATGTCTGGCTTTGCAGACTCTCTGCGAACTTTAGCCCTCTCCTTAGCAAG TTCTGTAAAGAAGGATGAAGCTGATTCTACCACTCAGTTCCAGCAATGCATTAAGATCCTTGCGGACAAGGTTAGTTTCCTGTCACGGCAGAGTGAGGAGCTGATAGAACGCTACTCAAGGGTGGAAGCAGCACATGGGATTCTTATAAAAGAGTTGGAGGAGAAGAAAACACTGGTCAACAATCTATATAGTAAATTTCAACTGGAAAAACAG GCCAGCAAGGAGAAGATATCGGTTGGGCATTTCGACGTCCACGAGCTTGCGGTGTTTGTCCGGAACCCTGCTGGGCACTACGAGGCGATCAACCGGAGCCGGTCGAACTACTACCTCTCCGAGGAGTCGGTGGCCCTGTTCACGGAGCCCCACCTTCCTCGGCATCCCGCCTACATAATCGGCCAGATCGTGCACATTGAGCGGCGCGCGGTAAAGCACACCGACCAGAACGAAGCCTCGCCGCGCCCTGGCGGCCATCGGCGGTCCGCGCTGAACAGCAACCCCTATGGCCTGCCGGCAGGCCGCGAGTACTTTGTGGTGACGGTGGCGATGCTGCCTGACACTGCTGCCACTGCTCGTTGA